From the Pirellulales bacterium genome, the window CTTGGAGATGTCGCGGGTCCAGACCGCGGCCGCCAGTCCATAACTGGTGTTGTTGGCGCGCTCGACAATCTCGTCGATGCTCTTGAACCGCAGCACCGACAGCACCGGGCCAAAGATTTCGTCCTTGGCGATCGACATGTTGTCTTGCACGTCGGCGAAGAGCGTGGGCTGAATGTAAAAGCCGCGGTCCCCCCAGCGGTCGCCGCCGGTCAGGCACTGCGCGCCTTCCTGCTTGCCCAGTTCGATGTAGTGCATGATCTTGTTGAACTGATCGGCGTCGACCTGCGGACCTTGCTCGGTGGCGGGGTCGAGCGGGTCGCCAAGCCGGCGAGCCTCGTTCATCGCCGTGAGCTTGTCGACCAGCTTGTCGTAGACCTTGTCTTCGACAAACAGGCGACTGCCCGCGCAGCAGCATTGACCTTGGTTGAAGTAGAGGCCGAAGTGAGCGCCCAGCGCCGCGGCGTCGAGATCGGCGTCGGCGAAGACGATGTTGGGGCTCTTGCCACCGAGTTCAAAGGTGAGCCGTTTGAGCGTTTGGCTGGCATCGCGCATGATGATTTGGGCCGTGCGGTATTCGCCCGTGAAGGCGATCTTGTCGACGCCCGGATGCTTGACGAGCGCGGCGCCGGCCGTGGGGCCGTAGCCGGGCACGACGTTGATGACGCCATCGGGGATGCCGGCCTTCTGGGCCAGGCGGGCCATGCGCAGGCAGGTGAGCGGTGTC encodes:
- a CDS encoding aldehyde dehydrogenase family protein, with protein sequence VDCLRYYAGFADKIHGQTIPVRGNYFTYTRREPVGVAGQIIPWNFPMLMAAWKWGPALAAGCAVVMKPAEQTPLTCLRMARLAQKAGIPDGVINVVPGYGPTAGAALVKHPGVDKIAFTGEYRTAQIIMRDASQTLKRLTFELGGKSPNIVFADADLDAAALGAHFGLYFNQGQCCCAGSRLFVEDKVYDKLVDKLTAMNEARRLGDPLDPATEQGPQVDADQFNKIMHYIELGKQEGAQCLTGGDRWGDRGFYIQPTLFADVQDNMSIAKDEIFGPVLSVLRFKSIDEIVERANNTSYGLAAAVWTRDISKAHRLAGAIRAGTVWVNCYDVFDAAAPFGGFKMSGMGRELGEKGLDAYTETKTVTVSLA